Genomic DNA from Trichoderma asperellum chromosome 5, complete sequence:
CATAAACTCCTCCTTTATTCGCCAAGTCTGTGGCCATTTTATTCTGTTTGTCGGCACTGATCGCCATCTCTTCATCAGACGGTAGCTTTGAATTGCCGAGCCACACCTGAGCGAGCGCCATTGATGCCGTGTCTCCGTTTATCGTTGCGGATAGAGTGGAACCTACGTGTTCCGAATAGGCAAGGGAATCTGGGAAATCTAGAGAAAAGATCCCTTGGTAAAGCCTTGGGAGAGGCCGGCCCATGGATCCAGGAGCGTCTTTCCAAGCTTGTGGCATATTCCGGGATGGATCGTATGGGCCGAGTAATGAATAAGACCTATCGTAGCCAATTGCGAATATTATAACATCGACTTCCAGATTTTTCCCGTCTGTTAGTTCTACGTGAGATTGATGAATTTGTTTCAGGCCAGGAACTAAAGTAACTATtccagaaagaagaagatcgtAAAATCCGTCTCCAAGGATTGGTAATTTGTGAGGCAATGATGGAGCATTCCCGAGGCCCCATTCCGGCTTAATATCGAATGATTAATCTTGTATTTTAATGAGAGCCTTGTGAAGCATCTTTGTTTGCTCTGAAGTTGGCACATTTGCGTTCTCATGCTGTTTACGAAGAGATGGGAAACATATGTCGTTTGCTTTGCCATATGGCAGCTATACAAAACGTCAGCTGCAGAATACaaatgatgaaaaagaaTGCTAACGACAAGACATCCGTGTCTATGagaaatataaatttctttggCTATTCCTACAAGGCCTCTAGCAATGTCTGTTGCCGTGGCGCCGAGACCGACGATCAATACGCGTTTTCCTTCAACGTTGTCCGGCCTATCAATACTTAGTTAGCTTTTCTAATGTTATAACGGTGTATTATAGCgctatttactttttataggTTTGAGTGTTGAATACTTTGCCCTCGAACTGATCGAGCCCTTCAACGTGGGGCTCTCTCGGAGTCTGAAAGAGTCCGGTGCATACGACCAGTCTATCGAATGCTTGTTCCTCTTGATTGCCTTCTTTACGTTTGAGAATTAAATGCCACTTATTTCCAACTCGATGGACAGCCGTCACTCTGGTATTAAGCTGAAATCGAGACTTAATATTGAAATGGTGAGCATACGACTCAAGGAATGCCTGGACTTCGGCCGGGCGAAGTGGAACCTCATTGTCACCTATAAACAACAGAGAATTTTAACATGGATCTTGAAAGGAATTGCGCAAAAGCGCGAAAACGTACCGGCGGCGTAGGGGAAATCGGAGAAGCCGAACTTTGCAGCAGGATCAGTTAGATGCAGCTGACTCGAAATTACGTGTGGCGCTTACTGTGCTCCTCCTATCAATGCTTTAGTATCTGCAGAGTGGGTAAGTTACTTAGCCGATATAGATTTAAGTGTGTGTTTCAtttcttactatataagcATGTCGTTCTTTGTTCTTCTGAATAATGTCAGAGTCCGCCAATTGCATCGGCAGCATCAAATCCAGTTACATCAAACCCGACCTCGGTCAGATTCTTCACAGCCGCAATACCAGCAATCCCTGTTTAATATGTCAGTGAGAGTAGTATGTGCAATCGCAATTTGATGCTCAGATACGATGCTCACCAAGTCCAACAACGGCTAATTTGTTTCGTTCTACATTCATCGAAATCATGTTTCGGTGAGTAAATATACACGCACAGCCGAGGTTGAAACGATGGAGCAATTataacacaaaaaaagaaagatcagTAGTGATATGTCTGCCAACACCAAATTGAATCAGGATAGCaaaagttttttttgtttaaagaaaggagagagactTGATGACCGTTGGTAGGTATTGTGAGATGGGTTGAATTCCGCTGCATGGGCTGAGCGACCCGAGTAAAATACTGGCTCCCAAGTTTCCATTTCGCTTAGCAAAGCGGCTGACCTCATTACGTATGTGAGTTCATGGTATTGAGTCAAGAATATAGGAGATTTTAAGTTATTGTGATGGTGCTAGATATGTTGCTTACGCTTATGCTTACGTCTCACAAGAGTGACAAGACGAAGTAATGCGTGGCTACCATATTCATTATCATTCAGCAAGTAGTAGACTACTAGCTTTCAATTTGTGCTGTCTTAGCTTCCTCTTCGCGGGCGCACGCGCAGACATATGTGTATGACCTTACCTGCACTAAATGCTGATATCTACCGAAATATTTTCCCCTTAGCAATACTGGGATGGTCATTTGTTCATGAGTAATTAGCCCGCACATTTGCTGTAAAAACCTCAAATATTTATTAGATTTTTAACGCTCATTCAGCTATATACAGAAGGCTCCTGCGAAATTTAGTCCTTAAGTAGGTATATGTGTAGTTGTTTGtggtatgtacatgtatcaaTGCTGTATGCCATGCATTGAGCTGATCTGACCCCCGGCGAGCGCTGATGTTAGCACTAAATCAGCCGTCTGAAAGTCCATTTCATTACGAGAAAGCACATGACCCATCGACCGCCTGCTTGGTAAACATCATGAATCCATTCTGCCCGACTCCGCGAATATTCTTTACCAAAGCATTCACCGTAACAGACATTTTCgctttttttgcctttccaGAAGCACTATCTCTGTCTCCAACGAAGGTCAAGCAAGTTACCATTGTCCATCTAAGCTTGACGAAATGATCACTCATTTTAACACCGAGCCAGTCTTTGGAAACTTTAGATAGATTTCCACATTTGAAGATAGTGATGCTTGAAAGTCAAGTAATTAGAATAAGGTATTTCACCTCCAACAGAAGAGTAAATTGTGGTAGTGATGAAAGAAACCGCGGTCTCGCTGATGTTTTAGCAAGCTTCCAGGGCTTTATACGTTCATTCAAACTAACAAAGATGACGATTCCTATTCTAATTGCATCTATATGGTTGGGGTGGTCTTTTCATCAATCGTGATGCCGAATGAACCAACCGCAGTGGTATAGCTAAGATGAACAGCCTTGCTTGCGTAGATTCTCATCTCTCGCTCGTACGCGGCAGTCACGCCAGGCCCATAACCGCCAGCCTCGTGTAATAATTTGCCCAACAAAGCTGAATCCTGAACGGCAGTATTAGCTCCAATGCCCCCGGCCGGCGTCATCGAATGCACTGCATCGCCGATTAGCGTAACGCGAGGCTCGTTGGGCCATTCAGGTACTCCGGATGGCGTTGAGCATGTGATCTTCCAGAAGGCCGCCTCGGACTCGGCCATCTCATCAAATAGAGGCTTGAAGCGTGGATGCCAATCTTTAACCAACGACTTTGCGATTTCAGCAGCCTGCTTACCCACTATTGTGTAATCATCGTTCGGAGCCTTGATTATGCCCGGCTGGCCACCCATTGTCCACCCAAATTCGACATTGGGGTCATCCATTTCGCTAGGACGGACGTTAGTAATGATAAATACAGCACCCTCTGGCCGTGTATTATCTCGTATGCTAAAGACGCCCTCTCCGAGGCCTTTGAAAGCCGCAGTTGGCGCCTGGCCGTGTATGCCTCTGGCGCCTGTATCATAGACCTTGAGCTTTCCTCCTGAGAGTTGCTTTGCGACTTTAGAATAGATGCCTTCGCCCCCAACAAGCATAGAGCCTTCGATCGATTTCGCTCCATCGGCAAACACAGCAACAACACCGCTATCAATTAGTTCATATCCAACTACGTGCTTGTTCCATTCAATATGCTCTTCGCAACCCGCCGAAAATACTTTCCGCATCTCTCCCCGAGCGATACCGACAATTTTGCCGCCTCGCGAGGCCAAAGTTTCGGGAGCGGCATGCTCGGTTTCTTCTCCAGTTATGGCATTATATGCGGTAAAGCCGGCGCCGCCCGTTTTACCACACTTGTCCCAGAATCGCTGGAACGTTTGAGAGTCTAAAACCGACTCAATAGCCTCAAGTCCTTCTGATGACAATCTAAGACGATACCCTTGAGCGCGAAAAGTAAACGATGCATCTCGCTCAAATATTTTAAAGGGTATATTAGATTGTCGTAGCGATTGAGCCAATAGCAAGGAAGCGAGGCCGCCGCCCGAGATCAAAATTGGCTTCCTCGTAGACATCTGCAATTTTCTTTGTAGAATACCTTCTCTAGaagctaattattatttcaAAAGAGATAAAGAACGTATTTTTACGGGTCTATTTTGAAGCCAAGATGTATTAGGTATATATCAGTTCTTTTTAAAGCAGATGACGTCGCACGCAATATTGTACTAAAATTCAATTATAAATACAGGACCACAATTTTATAAGCACTTACAATAGCATTGCCCGCACGCAAACCCGACTGAGGAATTAATTCACTAGAGACCTATCGATAATAACTGCAGGTTATTTTTAACACTGCCGCGCTCAGTACAATTTAGTCAGCCGTTCCCGTAGAATTCAATATAGGCTATAGAGCTCAATATTTTCGAAGacatattatatattacttctAAAGGATACTTAGGATGTTTGATGTAAGCTTTTACAAAAGTGAccgagaaaagaagaaaacgtcTAAACACTTATCGCTCACACCTCGATAATAGTACAAAATTTGATAATCTCCCAGCACAGCTGATTGCGGgcattaaaaaagccttaatGCACCGCAAGATCATGATGTCAAGCCATGCGCCAAGATAGCCTACGCGCAACTTTATTCCACCAAAAGAAGGGCAATATTAGACAGAGAAACATTTCATTGCGTAGATCAGATATCATCTCAGATAACAACCCAAAAAGTAATTACTGGTTATGGATGCAGTCAAAATTAATTCCCATACTTGAACCAGCTGGGCGAACTTTTTATCATGACGACAAAGTTATCACAGCACGTCTTTAGACATTGATCATCTAtgatgctatatataattgcTTCATCATTTAGCTGGACAAATGTAATGACTAGTCTatttatatagataaagcTGTATCAAGCTTGCAAATCTTTGACCTGGTTCTTAGTTGCCCATCTAATCCTCAAATTCAAGGTCATATGCTAAAGCATCATCGCACAGTTCTCCTCTCAATTTCATAACTCTAAAAATGAGATTAGCAGCTGTTATTTACTGTTGGGGATTGTATTCATACGGCTGGTGGGCATCGTGTGCGGCGTAGATAGGAACAGTGTCTGGCTTATCCAATACTGCCACAAGGCCGACATCGAATCCTTTTGCTCTAGAAGCAGTTATAGGCAACGGCTTTCCAAAGGATATTTTAAGGAGGCCTTTGTAGCGGATATTAATATGAATGTGTCACGTTTCCGAAGAATTTACTCACCAGGGACCCGGCCTTTCATGTCTAAAATTATCTTTCCCCAGTTTTCAACCTGCTCCGCAGTAACTTCTGGCTTCAATTTAAAGAGAACTTATTCCACTTGTTACTCAAAAACTCTTAATTCTTTGCACATTCTTGGGTCTATCATACCCACGTGGTAAACAGGCATGTTGGCGGTTCTTGGCGAGAGGCTGTGGGACTTAACTAGTTATCTGCGTGATATAGCAGTCAATGTGATCCTAGGGGTGTGTAAGACTGGCTCTACTCGTAGAGATATTAAAAGTGGTATTACGTGAGCTAttggcctttttttcctgtgTGGTCCAGTTGTGTTGTTGTAATCAAGAAGATAAGAAATTAACGCAGCAACATGATATAAGCCTACATTTAGCCGTACCCGCTTTGTGGACAATTCACATTGGAAGCTCCCAGCGCTACGGAAAATCAAATCACCATCCCCACGAATAAACCCGAAGTACCCGCGGAACACCTACGCCTAGTTCCGACGTACCATAGCTATCTGAGATCAACTGTGCCGATTGGGCATTTGCCACTTGGTTACAGACACCAATTGGTATCGCTGATCGCAAGTGCACTTAAGCAAAACATTTATGTATTAGtgtattaaatatatataatttacaGAATACACTTTCTGTTTGCTGTGTAtttcttttcaatttccTTCCAGCGTCAATAACTCCTAGCTAATCTATCAACTCATCATGTTCGTGCTAACAAtggtggccagcagcagcaagccaagCAGCCAACTGCCGGGAATCGGAGCGTCCAGAGCACCATTGTCCTTTCCATCACCGCCGCTCGAACCTGAACCGCCGCCCGAACTGGTAGAGTTGCTTGAGGCAACCAGCTCATTGCACTTGTCCAGAGTCCCTGAAGCTGTCTGTGTCTGAGCGCTGCTGTTGAAATCACATGCTGAGCTATCCTTGTTCTGCTTTTGGTAATACTGATTAAGGACGTAGGTTAGTTTGGCCTGGTCGCCGCACATGCTGTATCCACCGTAGACACCCGTAGAAGTGTTTCCATTGATACCGTCACATAAAGTCTGATCCGACCCGCAAATGTAGTCAAAGATTTTACCGTAGTCGCTTGCATCTGTGCTGTTTGCAACAACACATTGGGCCGCCTTCAccatgcagctgcaggcgtCAGTGTTCGGGGTGGGTGGGAGTTTATCGCTCGACTGCCACGTCGCATTTACTGCTGGGCAGTCTTCAGGCACATTAGAGGGCTTATAGTCAGCCATCTGGACTCCTTTGACGCTTATTTGCTGGATCTGGTTCTGAAGCGCGGCAAAGTCTTTTAATTTGCTCACAGAATTTCCGCTGACTTGGACGAGACCTATGCATTTCAATTTCTTAATATCAGCCATCCCAAGCCGCCAACCCAGacttctcccttcttcttctcttgaatGGTAAATCAGAATTGCTCCAGGCAGAACGTACCGTAGTCGTTGGTCTCTTCAAAGTATTCATAGACAATGCCGCCGCTAAGTACTTCCGTCATGTTTGGTGCGTAGAGCGCACCTGTTTCTTGGAAAATACGACCTGCAGCGCCGTTTGGAAGGTTGCAGCCATATTCTGCGAAGAATACCGGAACAGAATAATGttggaagaagttgagaaTCCTATTATAGCCGGACGTTTCAAATGTTTTTTGGCCGCACCATTCGTAAACATTGTAGCCGAAGAAGTCAACTGACTCTTCTGTTGGCCCGCAGTTGAAATAAGCCGCTATCTGGTTCCTGATATCTTGGTCGTCATCTGCGGCATATCCGACACCCATGGCGCGATATTTCTTGTCCTTGATGTATTGTTTCACATCTCGCACGGCGGCCTTGACGTAGGACGAAGCAGACGTAGTAGTGGCATTATTTGTGACCTCATTGCCAACAAAAAAGCCTATGACGTTTGAGTAATTGGAGAAGCTGTCTACTACCTGCTGGAAATGAGTAAAGAGATCAACGTTCCATTGGGGATTTTCGCGATCTATAGATTGTTGCGGATTGCTGAGGTCAGAAATAACGTAGATACCCGCATCATTAAGTAAACTCATGCAAGCAGAGTGATCTGCGGCCGGATCGATCGCGTAGGTGCGAATGACATTAGTCCCAAGCTCACTCAGTAACGGAATATCACGCTTGCAGTTGGCCTCATTCGCCAATGGATCGATGAATTTGGTACTTGTGGTTGTTGCGCCATTGGCGGAAGAGTCCTGTTGGTAGGCAACCCCTTTTAAGAAGAATTGAGTTCCGTTGGCGTAAAAGAACTTGGAGCCCTAAAAGTTGGTCATGGGGCGTGAGAATCAAATCCAATACCGTAGGCCATTTGGCCATTACCGTTGTGATGACCAACTTGACGCAATTGAGGAGAATTCGTAAACCTACTTTAATCTGAATTGGCTGCAGCTCAGCGCTTAGAACGTTGCAAGCGAGCGTTATAATGGGAAACAAAACTCTGTACATCCCCATGGCGGTCGTAATATGACGATATATTTATGATCTTTAGCGATAACAAGTCAAGGTGGATGCTTCCGTTGCCGTGAGCTCCCACAGAAATTCGTTTGGGAATAATACTAGAGATCTCGCTCGTAGCTTTCGGATAGGCAGCAGTAATCCGTAGAGGCACAAAAAAGGCAATACAGATTTATCCAACGTTAAAACTTCACAAAAGTGGCCGAGAAGCTAGGTAGCGGGAtcgagaggggggggggggggaataCAACAGATTTCTGCCGAAGGAATAGGTCGATAACCTGTGGGTTGCGAAGTAGATGTTACTTATACAAATGCCATTCTCGATTGCGCATATACAACGGATATCGACCACCGAATTAAGCACCAGAGCAATCGAGTCAACAATACTTGTTTGTTGTCGCAGCGAAAATCAGCTCGTCGGAGCGTTTAATCACACGCGGGGGGATTCCAGGTACGGTAGAGTGAGCGGCCGGGACAATTTAATGATTTATATTCAGTACCCTCCATCATGAATTCGGCGGCTAGGCAGGAACTCAGGCACATCCGCTATGATGACAGGGGGCAGCGGCGAAGAAAACCACGGCATCCTACAGGAAGGGTGTGGGACCATGTCGCTGAGAACCGTACAACGCCAACGCGTGGCAGAGACTAAGCTACTAGCATATTTAGCCAGAATGTTAGGCTGACGCGTTTTGACTAGATGTCAACAAAACGGATGATGATTTGCGATGCAGTTACAACTATGTAGCTGATGTTTACATGAATACGAACCACAAATACGACATTCGGTATCGTTGTGCCGCTAGTAGGTGGTATGCCGTTCCGCTTTATGGTTGCTGGGAGAAAATAGCATCAGTGCTAGTAGGTATCTGCCCGTCTTTGGAGTGAGTGCCCATTCCATACGAGACGTTTTAGCCATGCATGCCGTTGCTTCGTGACGTAACGATACCTCACTCCGCATGGACGCATAGCGCGTACTCGTGCAATGATCTGTAACTTTTTTGGGTATAAATGAGAGAACAAAAAGTCATTCTTAACAAGCCATCTACCACGGAATTGGCGAtaactacctaggtaggctCTATAAGTCACGGTACCAGGCAGAATAGTCTCCAATCCACAATATACACAGGAGACAGCGAAGTGAAGCGATACATGTGACGGATATCTAAAATTAGAAATGAAAATGCACCCTTTGCCATTGGAGATGATAGCATGGAACATGAGGGTACTACTTCAAGTAGGTAGTACAAGTACCTATGTACGTAGTATGTGAAGCGTGTAGCTAGAGTTGCAAAGCCGCGGTGTGGTGCCACTAAATGGATCGCTGATCCACCGATTTCCTAGCAGGCGTATAAGCTAAGTACATAAATCGGCCGCCGATATGCAGCGTTTCGCGAATGTCGGTACCATCTCCTGCGAGGCACTACGGTATTGGCCTTGAAAGGGCCAAAGGGTGTTGAAAGAATAACGATATTCCCCAATGTCAGTTGGAATAAAGGTAAGCCAAAACGGGAATATACAATAACCCTTACGCCACTCATCTCGTATCCGAAACGATAAGAGTAGAATATGTACACCGTTTATTATGTCACTCCCATTAGATATTCAAAATTGAACGCAAGTGTCAGCGGGAAATTACAGCTACCATAAACTGAAAAATACacaaataatttattttcttctactTACCTTTGAAATTATTGACGACTACCTATCCGTGTGGGGTATGGCAGTCAGCAAAAATACGCCGTTTACTTTTATCGAAAGTTTACATGCGAGTAGCTTACCAGTTACGTACATTCGATACAACTCTTATATCAGCTGTGTATGTTATAGCTACGTTATAGCTCTTCCGGCAAGGCCTTTACATATGAGATCAATGAGAATAGTATCTAGGTTCAATTTTCTATAAGTGTAAACACTTCAGGGTACTTTGACAAACCACACAATGATCATTGAACCCAGTTCCCCTCAGCTAATTTTAGCGCTTAGAGCCTACAGTGGCCTTCTCTTTTAAAGACGAGATTATCGACACTCTTGACTGCTACCAGCCTGTTTGGGAAAAAGAGTTCGGTTAACTAGCTCTCAGTATGGATCTCGTTCCTGCTGCGGGGTGTCGGCATCTCGGATAAGGCGGCAGCCTTTTTACAGGTTGTCATTCATCGCCACCACTTGTTGCTACCAACGGGCCCCCACTTGCGTACAGGGAATCCAATCCATGAGGAGCCCAACAGCCTTTTCCGAGACATCCAGAGCCTAACAGAGCATCAAGAAGACTAGGCAATCACTATGGGCAGGCGAAATAACGTACCGGCACTTTATAAGAGAGGGGCTTGACGAAGGAGACAGCCTCATCAAAGGTAATTTTGCCACATAAGTAGTCTTTCGAAGTGCTACTCCGAACTGATAATATACTAATTTGCGTAAAGATGAATTGCCTAGGGGATGAGCTAGCAGGTAGGGGGCACCAGAACAGCTGTAGAAAAGCAATACATGGAAAAGAGACAGTACTAGTGCACTGCGGTAGGAGTGGCGGCATGAGCATAGGTATGCGGAGAAATTGGCTCATGGCGTGGCAAGAAATGAATAGGCGCGTTAAAAACTAGAATATGAGCACCTGTTACACTAATTGACTCACGATATTGGATGTGCATAATCTTGGCGTGGGTGCTCAATGTTCTCACATAttctatttctctctctccggcTTGCATGGGTATATGAAGAGCGATTATAGAACCCATTAGGGAATATCATAATAGAACTATGGTACCTGCATTATGTTCTTAGCGGTTTATGGAAAAGGGGATTGTCTTACTACCCTTTGGCTATAAACTACAGTTGCCTATTTCAATTCTATCTCTAGTATCCGATCTCGCTACCGGCTGATTTGCATTGCCATGATCCAAGCTAGATTACTATTCGACATTAGATGCGCATCTTCTTAGCACATATCTCTATGTTTGCCTACATGTTAAACTGTCTCGATGTGCAACGTACTAACCTTCTGCATTATAACTTGGCCTTTCCCCCATAATCTTATCACTCTTGCCATTGGCTACCCTGTTGCGGTTTCATACCACCGCCTTCGCCACGCAATTTTGTCAAAACCGCGCCGCGAATAGCAAATTATTAATTGAATTTATGGATAAACTTGGCTCTACATTAGTAAACAAAGggtaaaagagaaacaacCCCGGTTATAATGATCCTGCGTATTTTATTCTTGGAAACTAGTACATTGCGTTGAGACAGATTATAAAGCCGAAAAGAAAGCTCTTCCTccaaaaaaggaattaaaCCGTCTAGTATTACAGCTACAACAAAGCTAGATAGACAAGACACTTGGAACAAATTGGACTTGATGAACCATGTATTTGTATAACCTTTCTATTCCTTCCGTTATTAAATGCATTGCGTGGAATGCTGAGAAGTACTTAGGGGTCAATCGCCGATTTCT
This window encodes:
- a CDS encoding uncharacterized protein (EggNog:ENOG41), whose translation is MSTRKPILISGGGLASLLLAQSLRQSNIPFKIFERDASFTFRAQGYRLRLSSEGLEAIESVLDSQTFQRFWDKCGKTGGAGFTAYNAITGEETEHAAPETLASRGGKIVGIARGEMRKVFSAGCEEHIEWNKHVVGYELIDSGVVAVFADGAKSIEGSMLVGGEGIYSKVAKQLSGGKLKVYDTGARGIHGQAPTAAFKGLGEGVFSIRDNTRPEGAVFIITNVRPSEMDDPNVEFGWTMGGQPGIIKAPNDDYTIVGKQAAEIAKSLVKDWHPRFKPLFDEMAESEAAFWKITCSTPSGVPEWPNEPRVTLIGDAVHSMTPAGGIGANTAVQDSALLGKLLHEAGGYGPGVTAAYEREMRIYASKAVHLSYTTAVGSFGITIDEKTTPTI
- a CDS encoding uncharacterized protein (EggNog:ENOG41); protein product: MKGRVPGLLKISFGKPLPITASRAKGFDVGLVAVLDKPDTVPIYAAHDAHQPVMKLRGELCDDALAYDLEFED
- a CDS encoding uncharacterized protein (EggNog:ENOG41), producing the protein MPVYHVVLFKLKPEVTAEQVENWGKIILDMKGRVPGLLKISFGKPLPITASRAKGFDVGLVAVLDKPDTVPIYAAHDAHQPVMKLRGELCDDALAYDLEFED
- a CDS encoding uncharacterized protein (SECRETED:SignalP(1-22)~EggNog:ENOG41~TransMembrane:1 (n6-14c19/20o502-520i)~CAZy:GH72) — its product is MGMYRVLFPIITLACNVLSAELQPIQIKGSKFFYANGTQFFLKGVAYQQDSSANGATTTSTKFIDPLANEANCKRDIPLLSELGTNVIRTYAIDPAADHSACMSLLNDAGIYVISDLSNPQQSIDRENPQWNVDLFTHFQQVVDSFSNYSNVIGFFVGNEVTNNATTTSASSYVKAAVRDVKQYIKDKKYRAMGVGYAADDDQDIRNQIAAYFNCGPTEESVDFFGYNVYEWCGQKTFETSGYNRILNFFQHYSVPVFFAEYGCNLPNGAAGRIFQETGALYAPNMTEVLSGGIVYEYFEETNDYGLVQVSGNSVSKLKDFAALQNQIQQISVKGVQMADYKPSNVPEDCPAVNATWQSSDKLPPTPNTDACSCMVKAAQCVVANSTDASDYGKIFDYICGSDQTLCDGINGNTSTGVYGGYSMCGDQAKLTYVLNQYYQKQNKDSSACDFNSSAQTQTASGTLDKCNELVASSNSTSSGGGSGSSGGDGKDNGALDAPIPGSWLLGLLLLATIVSTNMMS